From Lysobacter silvisoli, the proteins below share one genomic window:
- a CDS encoding histidine biosynthesis protein HisIE codes for MATKKAAKKKPAAKKAAKKVAKKPAAKKATKKVAKKAAKKVAKKPAKKAAKKVARKPAKKAAKKTAKKAAKKVAKKPAKKAAKKVAKKPAKKAAKKAAKKAAKKPAKKAKKASKKPARKAKAAAAMPATPAPLI; via the coding sequence ATGGCCACGAAGAAAGCTGCGAAGAAGAAGCCCGCCGCCAAGAAGGCTGCGAAGAAGGTCGCTAAGAAGCCGGCCGCCAAGAAGGCCACCAAGAAGGTAGCCAAGAAGGCTGCCAAGAAGGTCGCCAAGAAGCCGGCGAAGAAGGCCGCCAAGAAGGTCGCCCGCAAGCCCGCTAAGAAGGCTGCGAAGAAGACCGCCAAGAAGGCTGCCAAGAAGGTCGCCAAGAAGCCTGCTAAGAAGGCTGCCAAGAAGGTCGCCAAGAAGCCTGCTAAGAAGGCCGCGAAGAAGGCCGCTAAGAAGGCTGCGAAGAAGCCTGCCAAGAAGGCCAAGAAGGCCTCGAAGAAGCCGGCCCGCAAGGCCAAGGCTGCTGCGGCTATGCCGGCGACCCCGGCTCCGCTCATCTAA
- the gcvH gene encoding glycine cleavage system protein GcvH, protein MSEIPGDLKFMKSHEWARVEGDGKVTVGISDHAQGLLGDLVYVELPNIGDRVEAGTACAVVESVKAASDVYAPVSGTVTAVNAALSDKPETINEDAYGEGWIFTVEIDEPDQLNELLAPDDYAELLEDDDH, encoded by the coding sequence ATGAGTGAAATTCCCGGCGATCTGAAGTTCATGAAGTCCCACGAGTGGGCCCGCGTCGAAGGCGACGGCAAAGTCACCGTCGGCATCTCCGACCACGCCCAGGGCCTGCTAGGCGACCTGGTCTACGTCGAGCTGCCGAACATCGGCGACCGCGTCGAAGCCGGCACCGCCTGCGCGGTGGTCGAGTCGGTGAAGGCCGCCTCGGACGTGTACGCCCCGGTCAGCGGCACCGTCACCGCGGTCAACGCCGCGCTCAGCGACAAGCCCGAGACCATCAACGAAGACGCCTACGGCGAAGGCTGGATCTTCACCGTCGAGATCGACGAGCCCGACCAGCTCAACGAGCTGCTGGCGCCGGACGACTACGCCGAACTGCTGGAAGACGACGACCACTAA
- a CDS encoding 2-hydroxychromene-2-carboxylate isomerase has translation MAARVDYYFSLISPYAYLGHATFLDAVREAGAEVVYRPVRIFDLFAANGGVPLGQRAPARQRYRLVELQRWRARRGLPLNLAPRFFPTDPSLADRCALAIAAAGGDPSAYMDAAFRALWVHDHDLGDLMRVADLLERHGFDPAQVVAAADAEETVAAYQRNTEAAIAADLPGLPGYVLDGEPFWGQDRVEELREALLSGRPPYLHDGGRD, from the coding sequence ATGGCCGCGCGCGTTGATTACTACTTCAGCCTGATCTCGCCCTACGCCTACCTGGGCCACGCCACGTTCCTGGACGCGGTGCGCGAGGCCGGCGCCGAGGTGGTCTACCGGCCGGTGCGCATCTTCGATCTGTTCGCGGCCAACGGCGGCGTGCCGCTGGGCCAGCGCGCGCCAGCGCGCCAGCGCTACCGGCTGGTCGAGCTGCAGCGTTGGCGCGCGCGCCGCGGCCTGCCCTTGAACCTGGCGCCCAGGTTCTTTCCCACCGATCCGAGCTTGGCCGACCGCTGCGCGCTGGCGATCGCCGCCGCGGGCGGCGATCCGTCGGCCTACATGGACGCCGCGTTCCGCGCGCTATGGGTACACGATCACGATCTGGGCGACCTGATGCGGGTCGCGGACTTGCTCGAGCGTCACGGTTTCGACCCGGCGCAGGTCGTGGCCGCGGCCGATGCGGAAGAAACGGTCGCGGCCTACCAGCGCAATACCGAAGCGGCCATCGCCGCCGACCTGCCGGGGCTGCCGGGCTACGTGCTCGACGGCGAACCGTTCTGGGGTCAGGATCGCGTCGAGGAGTTGCGCGAGGCGCTGCTCAGCGGCCGTCCGCCCTATCTTCACGACGGCGGTCGCGACTGA
- the gcvT gene encoding glycine cleavage system aminomethyltransferase GcvT codes for MTQKTILNDAHRALGAKMVDFGGWDMPISYGSQIEEHHQVRRDAGMFDVSHMTVVDLTGARVREFLRHLVANSVDKLTKPGKALYTCMLNPQGGVIDDLIVYFLSEQRFRLVVNAATRAKDLAWIGEQARAFDVQVSERPELSIVAVQGPNAREKVLGLLREEDRARIGKLGKFVAGEAQAADGTELFVARTGYTGEDGFEVLVPESAAVALWNALLDAGVKPAGLGARDTLRLEAGMNLYGQDMDDGVSPYEAALAWTVALDEGRDFIGRAALEQQKAAGAPRQMIALVMDEKGVLRHGQKVLTANGDGEILSGTFSPTLGKAIAFARVPAGQPGDVRVDIRGKEVPVRVVKFPFVRDGQPQDGVLG; via the coding sequence ATGACCCAGAAGACCATCCTCAACGACGCCCACCGCGCGCTCGGCGCCAAGATGGTCGACTTCGGCGGCTGGGACATGCCGATCAGCTACGGCTCGCAGATCGAGGAGCACCACCAGGTGCGCCGCGACGCGGGCATGTTCGACGTCAGCCACATGACCGTGGTCGACCTCACCGGCGCGCGCGTGCGCGAGTTCCTGCGCCACCTGGTCGCCAACTCGGTCGACAAGCTGACCAAGCCCGGCAAGGCGCTGTACACCTGCATGCTCAATCCGCAAGGCGGCGTGATCGACGACCTGATCGTCTATTTCCTGTCCGAACAGCGCTTCCGCCTGGTGGTCAACGCCGCCACCCGCGCCAAGGACCTGGCCTGGATCGGCGAGCAGGCGCGCGCCTTCGACGTGCAGGTGAGCGAGCGCCCCGAACTGTCGATCGTCGCCGTGCAGGGCCCCAACGCGCGCGAGAAGGTGCTGGGCCTGCTGCGCGAGGAAGACCGCGCCCGCATCGGCAAGCTCGGCAAGTTCGTCGCCGGCGAGGCCCAGGCCGCCGACGGCACCGAACTGTTCGTGGCCCGCACCGGCTACACCGGCGAAGACGGTTTCGAAGTGCTGGTGCCCGAGAGCGCCGCAGTGGCGCTGTGGAATGCGCTGCTGGACGCGGGCGTGAAGCCGGCCGGTCTGGGCGCGCGCGACACGCTGCGCCTGGAAGCGGGCATGAACCTCTACGGTCAGGACATGGACGACGGCGTCAGCCCCTATGAGGCCGCGCTGGCCTGGACGGTCGCCCTGGACGAGGGCCGGGATTTCATCGGCCGCGCCGCGCTGGAACAGCAGAAGGCCGCCGGTGCGCCGCGCCAGATGATCGCCCTGGTGATGGACGAGAAGGGCGTGCTGCGCCACGGCCAGAAGGTGCTGACCGCCAACGGCGACGGCGAGATCCTGTCGGGCACGTTCTCGCCGACCCTGGGCAAGGCGATCGCGTTCGCACGCGTGCCGGCCGGTCAGCCGGGCGACGTGCGCGTGGACATCCGCGGCAAGGAAGTGCCGGTGCGCGTGGTCAAGTTCCCGTTCGTGCGCGACGGCCAGCCGCAGGACGGCGTGCTGGGCTGA
- a CDS encoding NfeD family protein, translating into MRLDWQMVTWAAVALLLFAAEALLPGAFMLWLGFAAAAVFVLVLVLPGMPVLAQVAAFVVLSFVSIQVYRTWFRGRERKSDQPALNRRAQQLVGRVVALERGIEQGRGRVQIADAYWEVLGPELPAGASVRVTGVDGMSLRVEAAD; encoded by the coding sequence ATGCGCCTGGACTGGCAGATGGTGACCTGGGCCGCGGTGGCCCTGCTGCTGTTCGCGGCCGAGGCGCTGCTGCCCGGCGCGTTCATGCTGTGGCTGGGCTTCGCCGCCGCCGCGGTGTTCGTACTGGTGCTGGTGCTGCCGGGCATGCCGGTGCTGGCGCAGGTGGCCGCGTTCGTGGTGCTGAGCTTCGTCTCCATCCAGGTCTACCGCACCTGGTTCCGCGGCCGCGAGCGCAAGAGCGACCAGCCGGCGCTGAACCGCCGAGCGCAGCAACTGGTGGGCCGCGTGGTCGCGCTGGAACGCGGCATCGAACAGGGCCGCGGCCGGGTGCAGATCGCCGACGCTTATTGGGAAGTGCTGGGCCCGGAGTTGCCGGCCGGCGCCAGCGTGCGCGTGACCGGCGTGGACGGCATGAGCCTGCGCGTCGAGGCGGCGGACTGA
- a CDS encoding SPFH domain-containing protein codes for MGEILAVVLLVAAIIVLFKAVRMVPQGYEWTVEAFGKYTHTMTPGLHFLVPIYQGVGRKINMMEQVLEVPSQDVITKDNAVVKVDGIVFFQVLDAAKAAYEVAQLEVAILNLVMTNIRTAIGSMDLDESLSKRDEINAKVLLAVDQATHPWGLKVNRIELKDIQPPRDLVDSMARQMKAEREKRANILEAEGHRQSEILRAEGDKQAAILEAEGKREAAFREAEARERLAEAEAKATQLVSDAISSGNVQAINYFVAQKYIEAFKSLAEAPNQKFVMMPMESAGVIGSLGGIAELAKEALDRQAAPRAVPPPAPRGG; via the coding sequence ATGGGAGAGATATTGGCCGTCGTACTGCTGGTCGCGGCGATCATCGTGCTGTTCAAGGCCGTGCGCATGGTGCCGCAGGGCTACGAATGGACGGTGGAGGCCTTCGGCAAGTACACCCACACCATGACCCCGGGCCTGCACTTCCTGGTGCCGATCTACCAGGGCGTGGGCCGCAAGATCAACATGATGGAGCAGGTGCTGGAAGTGCCCAGCCAGGACGTGATCACCAAGGACAACGCGGTGGTCAAGGTCGACGGCATCGTGTTCTTCCAGGTGCTGGACGCGGCCAAGGCCGCCTACGAGGTGGCCCAGCTCGAAGTCGCCATCCTCAACCTGGTCATGACCAACATCCGTACCGCGATCGGTTCCATGGACCTGGACGAGTCGCTGTCCAAGCGCGACGAGATCAACGCCAAGGTGCTGCTGGCGGTGGACCAGGCCACCCATCCCTGGGGCCTGAAGGTCAACCGCATCGAACTCAAGGACATCCAGCCGCCGCGCGACCTGGTCGATTCCATGGCCCGGCAGATGAAGGCCGAGCGCGAGAAGCGCGCCAACATCCTCGAGGCCGAGGGCCACCGCCAGTCCGAAATCCTGCGCGCCGAGGGCGACAAGCAGGCCGCGATCCTGGAGGCCGAGGGCAAGCGCGAAGCCGCGTTCCGCGAAGCCGAGGCGCGCGAGCGCCTGGCCGAGGCCGAGGCCAAGGCGACCCAGCTGGTGTCCGACGCGATCTCTTCGGGCAACGTGCAGGCGATCAACTACTTCGTCGCGCAGAAGTACATCGAAGCGTTCAAGTCGCTGGCCGAGGCGCCGAACCAGAAGTTCGTGATGATGCCGATGGAGTCGGCCGGCGTGATCGGCTCGCTGGGCGGCATCGCCGAGCTGGCCAAGGAAGCGCTGGACCGCCAGGCGGCGCCGCGCGCGGTGCCGCCGCCGGCGCCGCGAGGAGGTTGA